The Synechococcales cyanobacterium CNB genome includes a window with the following:
- a CDS encoding integrase gives MASVTTLLDGKRRVQFVAPGGARRTIHLGKVEQRYAESVRLRVEAIVGAQLRGEPIDRETSAWLGSIDDWLHKKLAAVGLVKGRRCRTLGEWMVLFMESRADLKPESRRKLEQTRAKLEQFFGKDKPLQHITAEDASRWRDGLARSGLSEAACKSHTGNAKTVFRAAVERELLLKSPFSHLKGGVTPSRNNRYVTPEEIEAVIAAAPDTEWRLLLGLARYAGLRTPSETSLLTWADIDWDGCVMRVRSPKTERHPGHEQRIVPIVPRLMDLLERRRAECPKGEQRLVTIRSAGGRRRKMVAIIKAAGVEPWDDTWQTLRRSCEIQWMNEGHAAYVVCRWLGHTLSVSARHYTIAIPDEVLARVTGRKVTQKVTLHASARERTAQRIA, from the coding sequence ATGGCGAGCGTCACCACACTGCTCGACGGCAAGCGGAGGGTGCAGTTCGTCGCACCGGGCGGCGCTCGGCGAACTATCCACCTCGGCAAGGTCGAGCAGCGCTACGCCGAGTCCGTCCGCCTCCGCGTCGAGGCCATCGTGGGCGCGCAGCTGCGTGGCGAGCCGATCGACCGCGAGACCTCTGCCTGGCTGGGGTCGATCGACGACTGGCTCCACAAGAAGCTTGCCGCGGTCGGACTCGTGAAGGGACGCCGGTGCCGCACGCTCGGCGAGTGGATGGTCCTCTTCATGGAGTCCCGCGCGGACCTCAAGCCCGAGAGCAGGCGGAAGCTCGAGCAGACCCGGGCCAAGCTCGAGCAGTTCTTCGGGAAGGACAAGCCGCTTCAGCACATCACCGCCGAGGACGCCTCGCGCTGGCGCGACGGCCTCGCACGAAGCGGCCTGAGCGAGGCGGCGTGCAAGAGCCACACCGGCAACGCCAAGACGGTCTTTCGCGCGGCGGTCGAGCGCGAACTGCTGCTCAAGTCGCCGTTCTCCCATCTGAAGGGCGGCGTCACGCCGTCGCGGAACAACAGGTACGTCACGCCCGAGGAGATCGAAGCGGTGATCGCCGCCGCGCCGGACACCGAGTGGCGGCTGCTCCTCGGCCTCGCCCGCTACGCCGGGCTTCGGACTCCCTCCGAAACCAGCCTGTTGACCTGGGCCGACATCGACTGGGACGGATGCGTGATGCGGGTGCGCTCGCCGAAGACCGAGCGCCACCCCGGCCACGAGCAGCGGATCGTCCCGATCGTGCCGCGGCTCATGGATCTGCTGGAACGGCGCCGTGCCGAGTGCCCGAAGGGCGAGCAGAGGCTGGTGACGATCCGCTCGGCAGGTGGCCGGCGCCGGAAGATGGTGGCGATCATCAAGGCGGCGGGCGTTGAGCCGTGGGACGACACCTGGCAGACGCTGCGGCGCTCGTGCGAGATCCAGTGGATGAACGAGGGCCACGCGGCGTATGTGGTCTGCCGCTGGCTGGGGCACACGCTCAGCGTGAGCGCCCGGCACTACACGATCGCCATCCCCGACGAGGTTCTCGCCCGGGTCACGGGCCGAAAAGTGACGCAAAAAGTGACGCTGCATGCGTCCGCACGGGAGCGCACGGCGCAGCGAATCGCGTGA
- a CDS encoding DUF1788 domain-containing protein, with protein sequence MGRVEDLAELYERHIAAPWQRNLAGAQKAIFVVYPKEDERKLRAKRREFEVRTKEAGHGWREFDLTPLFAEWMSRDEYRDAYFDCPEDLEMKLDGEFVTEVANQLQAVLTADDVDENTVVGVFGAASLYGFCRVSLVLKRIEADVRGRLVLFFPGEYDQNNYRLLDARDGWNYLAVPITLHQGEDR encoded by the coding sequence ATGGGACGAGTTGAAGACCTCGCCGAGCTCTACGAGCGTCACATCGCCGCCCCGTGGCAGCGCAATCTCGCCGGTGCGCAGAAGGCGATCTTCGTCGTCTACCCGAAGGAGGACGAGCGAAAGCTACGCGCGAAGCGCCGCGAGTTCGAAGTGCGCACGAAGGAAGCCGGCCATGGCTGGCGGGAGTTCGATCTGACGCCGCTCTTCGCCGAGTGGATGAGTCGCGACGAGTACCGTGACGCCTACTTCGACTGCCCCGAAGATCTGGAGATGAAGCTCGATGGCGAGTTCGTCACCGAGGTCGCCAACCAGCTTCAGGCCGTTCTCACCGCCGACGACGTGGACGAGAACACCGTCGTCGGCGTATTCGGCGCCGCGTCGCTCTACGGCTTCTGCCGTGTGTCACTCGTTCTAAAGAGGATCGAAGCGGACGTCCGGGGACGGCTCGTGCTCTTCTTCCCCGGAGAGTACGACCAGAACAACTACAGGCTCCTCGATGCGCGCGATGGATGGAACTACCTCGCCGTGCCCATCACGCTCCACCAGGGAGAGGACAGATGA
- the brxC gene encoding BREX system P-loop protein BrxC, with translation MKTNRELFVRDPATTPLMNNGQARIDDGLTAQERRTLREELANFVCEGQYADGTLRILESFLSHLGGTSQPAAWVSGFYGSGKSHLLKMLCHLWVDTEFADDGARARSIVPHLPADVAAALKELDTQGRRVAGLHAASGTLPAGGSESVRLTVLGIVLRSVGLPETYAQAKFCLYLRNNGFYDGVKQAVEASGKDFLRELQNLFVSPVLHDALIAVDSGYGDRKAVRELLKQDFRQPTDITTAEMIATMREALSCEGELPCTIIVLDEVQLYIGDSTDRATQVVEIAEAICKQLDSRVMLVGAGQNALGAQTAQFGKLRDRFTIPVELSDADVETVTRRVLLAKRPEVIEAVRKTLDGHAGEIERQLSSTRISSRTEDRDILIDDYPLLPVRRRFWEHVFRAVDPAGTSGMLRSQLRIIHDALRALAEAPLGTVVPADFMFEQIQPNLLQQGVLLRELDETIRNLDDGTEDGKLARRLCGLIFLIRKLPREAGADIGVRATEEMLADLLVSDLKSDGTALRKRIPALLESLVDSGVLLNDHGEYNLQTKEYSEWDKEFRNRVTRLTNQEHEIHNKRDALIRDAAQEAVKGIKLQQGASKEPRKLAIHFGDDPPEVAGHDIPVWIRDGWNCSEKNVVDAARAAGTDSPIIFVYVQKASAEDLRKQIIRYEAAKGTIDFKGVPSTPEGQEARNAMQSRVTDAERLRDELITNIVGSSKVYKGGGSEQYEFSLEEKARSAAEDALDRLFPQFKDADHKNWSVVINRAKNGDDTPLQAVDWTGATEQHPVCKAVMHAVGAGAEGRGIRKKFSDSPYGWPQDAIDGALIALHAAGHLTARHSGSVLAVGHLDQAKVAKTEFRVETATLSAQQKIKLRGLFQDAGISAKASDDLVTKSTEFLDAIEHLAEQAGGEAPLPQRPAVTHLADLRSLAGNERLVKMLDQHDALKANAKDWKAAADLAEKRTPIWTSLQQCLRHGDSLDEFAEIGASAASIRDDRRLLDATDHVTPLKKKAASALRTAINAAHKGYADRHAAEMKALTASDSWQKITEDQRDQILREEGIAAVPSINVGSDEDLLRTLDATPLSSWRDKTDALPNRFANAAMKAARLLEPKTQRVHLTSGTLHSEAEVKAWISEQETRLIESVKKGPVVIA, from the coding sequence ATGAAGACGAACCGAGAGCTCTTCGTGCGGGATCCGGCGACCACGCCGTTGATGAACAACGGGCAGGCCCGCATCGACGACGGCCTGACCGCCCAGGAGCGCCGGACCCTCCGGGAGGAGCTTGCCAACTTCGTCTGCGAGGGCCAGTACGCGGATGGCACGCTGCGCATCCTGGAGTCGTTCCTCAGCCACCTCGGCGGCACGAGCCAGCCCGCGGCCTGGGTGAGCGGATTCTACGGCAGCGGCAAGTCGCACCTGCTGAAGATGCTCTGCCACCTCTGGGTGGATACCGAGTTCGCGGATGACGGTGCGCGGGCGCGGAGCATCGTGCCCCACCTGCCCGCCGACGTGGCCGCCGCACTCAAGGAGCTGGACACGCAGGGGCGCCGCGTGGCGGGGCTGCACGCCGCTTCCGGCACCCTACCTGCCGGCGGTAGCGAGAGCGTCCGGCTCACCGTGCTCGGCATTGTCCTCCGATCGGTCGGCCTCCCCGAGACGTATGCGCAGGCCAAGTTCTGCCTCTACCTCCGCAACAACGGCTTCTACGACGGCGTCAAGCAAGCCGTTGAGGCCAGCGGGAAGGACTTCCTCCGCGAGCTTCAGAACCTCTTCGTGAGCCCGGTCCTCCACGATGCGCTGATCGCCGTGGACTCCGGCTACGGCGATCGGAAGGCCGTCCGCGAGCTGCTGAAGCAGGACTTCCGCCAGCCCACCGACATCACCACGGCCGAGATGATCGCGACGATGCGGGAGGCGCTCAGCTGCGAGGGCGAGCTCCCCTGCACCATCATCGTGCTCGACGAGGTCCAGCTCTACATCGGCGACAGCACCGACCGCGCGACGCAGGTCGTGGAGATCGCCGAGGCCATCTGCAAGCAGCTCGACTCCCGCGTCATGCTCGTCGGCGCGGGCCAGAACGCGCTCGGCGCGCAGACCGCCCAGTTCGGCAAGCTCCGAGATCGCTTCACGATCCCGGTGGAGTTGTCCGACGCCGATGTCGAGACCGTTACGCGTCGCGTCCTGCTCGCCAAGCGCCCCGAGGTCATCGAGGCGGTGCGCAAGACCCTCGACGGCCACGCCGGCGAGATCGAACGCCAGCTCTCCAGCACGCGGATCTCCTCCCGCACCGAAGATCGGGACATCCTCATCGACGACTACCCGCTCCTCCCCGTGCGCCGGCGGTTCTGGGAGCACGTCTTCCGCGCTGTCGATCCCGCCGGCACCAGCGGCATGCTCCGCTCCCAGCTCCGCATCATCCACGACGCCCTTCGCGCCCTGGCCGAGGCACCGCTCGGGACCGTCGTGCCCGCCGACTTCATGTTCGAGCAGATCCAGCCGAACCTCCTTCAGCAGGGCGTCCTCCTGCGCGAGCTCGACGAGACGATTCGGAACCTGGATGACGGCACTGAGGACGGCAAGCTCGCCCGGCGTCTGTGCGGTCTGATCTTCCTGATCCGAAAGCTGCCGCGCGAGGCCGGGGCCGACATCGGCGTCCGCGCCACCGAGGAGATGCTCGCGGACCTGCTCGTGTCCGACCTCAAGAGCGATGGCACCGCGCTCAGGAAGCGCATCCCCGCCTTGCTCGAGAGCCTCGTGGACAGTGGCGTGCTGCTCAACGACCACGGCGAGTACAACCTCCAGACGAAGGAATACTCCGAGTGGGACAAGGAGTTCCGCAATCGCGTCACCCGCCTGACGAACCAGGAGCACGAGATCCACAACAAGCGCGACGCGCTCATCCGCGACGCAGCCCAGGAGGCGGTGAAAGGCATCAAGCTCCAGCAGGGCGCGAGCAAAGAGCCGCGGAAGCTGGCCATTCACTTCGGCGACGATCCGCCGGAGGTCGCCGGCCACGACATCCCGGTTTGGATCCGTGACGGCTGGAACTGCAGCGAGAAGAACGTGGTCGATGCCGCACGGGCCGCCGGCACCGACAGCCCGATCATCTTCGTCTACGTGCAGAAGGCCAGCGCCGAAGACCTGCGCAAGCAGATCATCCGCTACGAGGCGGCGAAGGGCACGATCGACTTCAAGGGCGTGCCGAGCACCCCCGAGGGCCAGGAAGCCCGCAACGCGATGCAGAGCCGCGTCACCGACGCCGAGCGCCTCCGCGACGAGCTGATCACCAACATCGTCGGCAGCAGCAAGGTCTACAAGGGTGGCGGCTCGGAGCAGTACGAGTTCTCGCTCGAGGAGAAGGCCCGCTCCGCCGCCGAGGATGCGCTCGACCGCCTCTTCCCCCAGTTCAAGGATGCGGACCACAAGAACTGGTCCGTCGTCATCAACCGGGCGAAGAACGGCGACGACACGCCGCTCCAGGCCGTGGACTGGACGGGCGCGACCGAGCAGCACCCGGTCTGCAAGGCCGTCATGCATGCCGTCGGCGCCGGCGCCGAAGGGCGCGGCATCCGCAAGAAGTTCTCCGACAGCCCGTACGGCTGGCCACAGGACGCCATAGACGGCGCTCTCATCGCCCTCCACGCGGCGGGCCATCTCACGGCGCGGCACAGCGGGTCCGTGCTCGCCGTCGGACACCTCGACCAGGCCAAGGTCGCCAAGACCGAGTTCCGGGTCGAGACGGCGACGCTCAGCGCCCAGCAGAAGATCAAGCTCCGCGGCCTCTTCCAGGACGCCGGCATCTCGGCCAAGGCCAGCGACGACCTCGTCACGAAGTCCACCGAGTTCCTGGATGCCATCGAGCACCTCGCCGAGCAAGCCGGCGGCGAGGCGCCCCTCCCCCAGCGCCCCGCTGTCACCCATCTCGCCGATCTGCGGTCGCTCGCCGGCAACGAGCGGCTCGTCAAGATGCTCGACCAGCACGATGCCCTGAAGGCGAACGCCAAGGACTGGAAGGCCGCCGCCGACCTCGCCGAGAAGCGAACGCCGATCTGGACCTCCCTGCAGCAGTGTCTGCGTCACGGCGACAGCCTCGACGAGTTCGCCGAGATCGGGGCATCCGCGGCCAGCATCCGTGACGACCGTCGCCTGCTCGACGCCACCGACCACGTGACGCCGCTGAAGAAGAAGGCGGCCAGCGCCCTGCGCACCGCAATCAACGCCGCCCACAAGGGCTACGCCGATCGCCACGCTGCGGAGATGAAGGCCCTCACCGCCAGCGATTCGTGGCAGAAGATCACCGAGGATCAGCGCGACCAGATCCTCCGGGAGGAGGGCATCGCCGCGGTGCCCTCGATCAACGTCGGCAGCGACGAGGACCTGCTCCGCACGCTGGATGCGACGCCCCTTAGCTCGTGGCGCGACAAGACGGACGCCCTGCCGAATCGCTTCGCCAACGCTGCGATGAAGGCCGCGAGGCTGCTCGAACCCAAGACCCAGCGCGTGCACCTGACCAGCGGCACGCTCCACTCCGAGGCCGAGGTGAAGGCCTGGATCTCCGAGCAGGAGACCAGGCTCATCGAGAGCGTCAAGAAAGGCCCGGTCGTGATCGCCTGA
- a CDS encoding DUF3987 domain-containing protein, which yields MIPPHRPAAAALCRHAALDLAANMGWTVFPVYSPIWSDGSATPSCSCGIATCEHIGKHPRTAHGFKDATRDLDAIASWFDVSPEPNIGVPTGEANGIVVLDVDPRNAGDATLADLESRFGPIPATVEQSTGGGGRHFVFRHPGVRIGCRSGFRPGLDLKADGGYIVVAPSLHESGRRYTWAEARGPDDIALAEVPQWLLDLCLEGAPKRTGMAPEVAGSGPILAGQRNTTLTSIAGALRRCGLGHDAIRSALDAENRARCSPPLDDTEVERIAHSVSRYPPGASVGCGGALPMSAPDSWPEPKPLPSALPPVMSFDADWLPAALRPWIIDIAERVQCPIDFPAVGAMVGLAGVVGRRIGIRPKRRDDWTVVPNLWGAAIGRPGVMKTPAIQEPLKPLHRLEIAAKQEYDRKVNEHAAAQLLGKVKSKAAEQDIKKALKAHDELEARRIALESIEDDDESGPVRLRYLVNDSTVEKLGVILNQNPSGVLVYRDELVGLLRSLDREGQEGARAFYLEAWNGTGRFTFDRIGRGTIDIEAATVSIIGGIQPGPLGEYLRAAAREGRGDDGLIQRFQLAVWPDVATEWVNVDRWPDSDARTAAFRVYEGLANLEPTLLFADSDPLDPGGIPFLRFDGAAQEGFDAFRHTLEQRVRSGELHPALESHLAKYRSLVPSMALLVHLTTGQSGSVGVEALRCAVNWARYLETHAQRIYAQAVHADLGSGRALALRIISGDVKTGFALRDVYRNGWAGLSNADEAKAAAAMLADLDWLAEVREQTPGRTRTAYLINPRLSASDAAKLLHTPPSPTARTDRSPPARPSVGSVSPPPPDSGENKDEDASGGEAAE from the coding sequence GTGATCCCTCCGCATCGCCCAGCCGCAGCCGCGCTCTGCCGCCACGCGGCGCTCGACCTCGCCGCGAATATGGGCTGGACGGTCTTCCCGGTGTACAGCCCGATCTGGTCGGACGGCTCGGCGACTCCGAGTTGCTCGTGCGGGATCGCAACCTGCGAGCACATCGGCAAGCACCCGCGCACCGCGCACGGCTTCAAGGACGCCACGCGTGATCTCGACGCGATCGCGTCCTGGTTCGACGTGTCGCCTGAACCGAACATCGGCGTTCCGACCGGCGAGGCGAACGGGATCGTCGTGCTCGACGTCGATCCCCGCAACGCCGGCGACGCCACGCTGGCGGACCTTGAGTCCCGCTTCGGGCCGATTCCCGCGACCGTCGAGCAAAGTACGGGAGGTGGGGGTCGGCACTTCGTGTTTCGTCATCCGGGCGTCCGCATCGGGTGCCGCAGCGGCTTCCGCCCTGGCCTCGACCTCAAGGCCGACGGCGGGTACATCGTCGTTGCGCCGAGTCTTCACGAGAGTGGGCGGCGGTACACCTGGGCGGAAGCGCGCGGGCCGGATGACATCGCGCTCGCAGAAGTGCCGCAGTGGCTGCTGGACCTGTGCCTGGAGGGTGCGCCGAAGAGGACCGGCATGGCTCCCGAGGTAGCGGGTAGTGGACCGATTCTCGCAGGTCAACGCAATACGACGCTCACGTCGATTGCGGGAGCGCTTCGCCGATGCGGGCTGGGTCATGATGCGATCCGCAGCGCGTTGGACGCCGAGAACAGGGCGCGGTGTTCGCCGCCGCTCGACGACACCGAGGTGGAGCGCATTGCACACAGCGTCTCGCGCTACCCGCCGGGCGCTTCTGTCGGCTGTGGCGGTGCCCTACCGATGAGCGCGCCGGATTCATGGCCGGAGCCGAAGCCGCTGCCGAGCGCCCTCCCGCCCGTGATGTCGTTCGACGCCGATTGGCTCCCCGCGGCACTGCGTCCGTGGATCATCGACATCGCGGAGCGCGTGCAGTGCCCGATCGACTTCCCAGCGGTCGGCGCGATGGTGGGGCTGGCCGGAGTCGTGGGCCGACGGATCGGCATCCGACCGAAGCGGCGCGACGATTGGACCGTCGTCCCCAATCTCTGGGGCGCGGCCATCGGCCGGCCCGGTGTGATGAAGACGCCCGCGATCCAGGAGCCTCTCAAGCCGCTTCATCGTCTCGAGATCGCGGCCAAGCAGGAGTACGACCGCAAGGTCAACGAGCACGCGGCGGCGCAGTTGCTTGGCAAGGTGAAGTCGAAAGCTGCGGAACAGGACATAAAGAAAGCCCTGAAGGCGCACGACGAGTTGGAGGCTCGGCGCATCGCGCTCGAGTCCATAGAGGACGATGACGAGAGCGGACCGGTCCGGCTCCGATATCTTGTCAACGATTCGACCGTCGAGAAACTCGGCGTCATCCTCAATCAGAACCCCTCGGGCGTTCTCGTCTATCGGGACGAACTCGTCGGGCTGCTCAGGTCGCTCGACAGGGAGGGCCAGGAGGGCGCGCGCGCCTTCTACCTCGAAGCATGGAACGGCACCGGCCGCTTCACGTTCGACCGGATCGGACGCGGGACGATCGACATCGAGGCCGCGACCGTCTCGATCATCGGCGGCATCCAGCCCGGCCCCCTCGGGGAGTACCTTCGCGCAGCCGCGAGGGAGGGGCGCGGCGACGACGGACTGATCCAGCGCTTTCAGCTCGCGGTCTGGCCCGATGTTGCGACCGAGTGGGTCAACGTCGACCGTTGGCCGGACAGCGACGCACGGACCGCGGCGTTCCGCGTGTACGAGGGCCTTGCGAATCTCGAACCCACGCTGCTGTTCGCGGACTCAGACCCCCTGGACCCCGGAGGCATCCCGTTCCTCCGCTTCGATGGAGCGGCGCAGGAGGGGTTCGACGCCTTTCGCCATACGCTGGAGCAACGGGTTCGGTCCGGCGAGCTACACCCTGCGCTGGAGAGTCACCTCGCGAAGTACCGCAGCCTCGTGCCGTCGATGGCGCTGCTCGTGCATCTGACGACGGGGCAGTCGGGGTCTGTGGGCGTGGAAGCGCTTCGGTGCGCCGTGAACTGGGCTCGGTACCTGGAAACGCACGCCCAGCGCATCTACGCGCAGGCTGTCCACGCCGATCTCGGCTCCGGGCGGGCGCTCGCCCTCAGGATCATCTCCGGGGACGTGAAGACCGGCTTCGCGCTGCGGGATGTCTACCGCAACGGCTGGGCCGGCCTCTCGAACGCTGACGAGGCCAAGGCGGCCGCGGCCATGCTGGCCGACCTCGACTGGCTGGCGGAAGTGCGCGAGCAAACACCGGGTCGAACCCGAACGGCGTACCTGATCAACCCGCGGCTGTCCGCGTCCGACGCTGCGAAACTCCTGCACACGCCACCGAGTCCTACTGCCAGAACTGACAGAAGCCCGCCCGCACGCCCTTCTGTCGGTTCTGTCAGTCCGCCTCCGCCCGACTCTGGCGAAAACAAGGACGAAGACGCCTCGGGCGGGGAGGCGGCGGAATGA
- a CDS encoding helix-turn-helix domain-containing protein — protein MGWPCSRVLGDRRPPDRPGVGADAARSRAGGGLMENSTSPHQRPHIERLALSLDETAEAVGLSRRKLQQLIAAKEFPFTRIGRRVVVPIDALRKWLADRAEGGR, from the coding sequence ATGGGCTGGCCATGCTCGCGTGTTCTCGGAGACCGACGTCCACCGGATCGGCCGGGAGTTGGAGCGGATGCGGCACGCTCTCGGGCGGGGGGTGGATTGATGGAAAACTCCACCAGCCCCCACCAGCGCCCCCACATCGAGCGCCTCGCGCTCAGTCTCGACGAAACCGCCGAGGCAGTGGGACTGTCGCGCCGCAAGCTCCAGCAGTTGATCGCTGCGAAGGAGTTCCCCTTCACCAGAATTGGCCGGCGCGTCGTTGTGCCGATCGACGCGCTGCGCAAGTGGCTCGCCGACCGCGCGGAGGGGGGGCGGTGA